The following proteins come from a genomic window of Natrinema saccharevitans:
- a CDS encoding LLM class flavin-dependent oxidoreductase, with product MKLSAVDLSPVPDDGTATDAYANTVEAARQAERLGYSRFWVAEHHGMATRIAGTAPEVLLGHLAAETDAIRLGSGAVLLNHYSPFKVAEQFGALDALAPGRIDAGLGRANGSPAADRALGTERRVQNPDDNHAEKIEAVVNHLYDEYPDGHAYGDLEIPRSGDDEPVPWVLGSSPSSAAIAGELGLRYCFAAFIRPQLAARSFEAYRDHFRSSGLADGLDEPRGMLAVNAVCAETDEAAARVRAVAEATYKRMRRGEIGTRPSVEDAIDELGGVPRPTPETLDTDEWPRAISGSPDTLAGLLEQLADRVGVDEVMIQHVVPDHDVALRSHELLADGVGLTAR from the coding sequence ATGAAACTCTCCGCCGTAGATCTCTCTCCGGTCCCCGACGACGGTACCGCGACCGACGCTTACGCAAACACCGTCGAGGCCGCCCGACAGGCCGAGCGACTCGGCTACTCGCGGTTCTGGGTCGCCGAGCACCACGGCATGGCGACCAGGATCGCGGGCACCGCACCCGAGGTGTTGCTCGGCCACCTCGCCGCGGAGACCGACGCGATCCGCCTCGGCTCCGGGGCGGTCCTGCTCAACCACTACAGCCCGTTCAAGGTCGCCGAACAGTTCGGCGCGCTGGACGCGCTCGCGCCGGGCCGCATCGACGCGGGCCTCGGGCGGGCGAACGGCTCGCCGGCCGCCGACCGCGCTCTCGGCACGGAGCGACGCGTCCAGAACCCCGACGACAACCACGCCGAGAAGATCGAGGCCGTCGTCAACCACCTCTACGACGAGTATCCCGACGGACACGCCTACGGCGACCTCGAGATCCCGCGCTCGGGCGACGACGAGCCGGTCCCGTGGGTCCTCGGCTCGAGTCCGTCCAGTGCGGCCATCGCGGGCGAACTCGGCCTCCGATACTGTTTCGCGGCGTTCATTCGGCCACAGCTGGCCGCGCGCTCGTTCGAGGCCTACCGCGACCACTTCCGATCGTCCGGGCTGGCCGACGGACTCGACGAGCCACGGGGGATGCTCGCAGTGAACGCGGTCTGTGCCGAGACCGACGAGGCGGCGGCACGGGTACGAGCGGTCGCCGAGGCGACGTACAAGCGGATGCGACGCGGCGAAATCGGGACGAGACCGTCCGTCGAGGACGCCATCGACGAACTCGGCGGCGTCCCGCGGCCGACGCCCGAGACGCTCGATACCGACGAGTGGCCGCGTGCGATCTCCGGGAGTCCGGACACGCTCGCGGGCCTCCTGGAGCAACTCGCCGATCGCGTCGGCGTCGACGAGGTGATGATCCAGCACGTCGTTCCCGATCACGACGTCGCGCTCCGTTCGCACGAACTCCTGGCCGACGGCGTCGGCCTCACGGCTCGTTGA
- the lonB gene encoding ATP-dependent protease LonB: MSDNTNGGDPPEDAPGTAPADERPEESPERRGDRSSPEDEGDRGDDVDDPIDDFEPSSDEDDLETVEDLGSTVEVDPGVEVDEEIAEDDLLGGLQIDSTEDIEVPDRLVDQVIGQDEARDIIIKAAKQRRHVMMIGSPGTGKSMLAKAMSQLLPKEDLQDVLVYPNPDDENEPKVRTVPAGKGDQIVDAHKEEASKRNRMRSILMWVVIAAILAYTILSGSSLLLGLLAAGVIWFIFRTLGQGSDAMVPNLLVNNGDQRVAPFEDATGAHAGALLGDVRHDPFQSGGMGTPSHERVEPGSIHQSNKGVLFLDEINTLDIQTQQKLMTAIQEGEFSITGQSERSSGAMVQTEPVPCDFIMVAAGNLDAMENMHPALRNRIKGYGYEVYMDDTIEDTPEMRRKYARFIAQEVERDGRLPHFTDDAVEELILEAKRRSGRKNHLTLHFRTLGGLVRVAGDIARAEDRDRTTREDVLRAKDRSRSIEQQLADDYIERRKDYELQVTEDGVAGRVNGLAVMGEDSGIMLPVMAEIAPTQGGGRVIATGQLKEMAEESVQNVSAIIKKFSDVDLSEKDVHIQFVQAGEGGVDGDSASITVATAVISALEDIPVDQSVAMTGSLSVRGDVLPVGGVTHKIEAAAKAGCTTVIIPEANEQDVMIEDEYEEMIEIVPCSNISEVLDVALMGEPRKDSLVDRLRSITGTAFEQEAVSSASGSNPSPQ; the protein is encoded by the coding sequence ATGAGTGACAATACGAACGGCGGCGATCCTCCCGAAGACGCCCCCGGGACCGCTCCGGCCGACGAGCGACCCGAGGAGTCCCCCGAGCGTCGGGGAGATCGATCGTCGCCCGAGGACGAGGGCGACCGCGGCGACGACGTCGACGACCCGATCGACGACTTCGAGCCGTCGTCCGACGAGGACGACCTCGAGACGGTCGAGGACCTCGGCAGCACGGTCGAGGTCGATCCGGGCGTCGAGGTCGACGAGGAGATCGCCGAGGACGACCTCCTGGGCGGGCTACAGATCGACTCGACCGAGGACATCGAGGTCCCCGATCGGCTCGTCGATCAGGTCATCGGCCAGGACGAAGCACGCGACATCATCATCAAGGCGGCCAAACAGCGCCGCCACGTCATGATGATCGGCTCGCCCGGGACCGGCAAGTCGATGCTGGCCAAGGCGATGAGCCAGCTGCTCCCCAAGGAGGACCTCCAGGACGTCCTGGTCTATCCCAACCCCGACGACGAAAACGAGCCGAAGGTCCGAACCGTTCCCGCCGGCAAGGGCGATCAGATCGTCGACGCCCACAAGGAGGAAGCCAGCAAGCGCAACCGGATGCGCTCGATCCTGATGTGGGTCGTTATCGCGGCGATCCTCGCCTACACGATTCTGTCGGGATCCTCGCTCCTGCTCGGCCTCCTCGCGGCGGGCGTTATCTGGTTCATCTTCCGGACGCTGGGGCAGGGCTCGGACGCGATGGTACCGAACCTGCTGGTCAACAACGGCGATCAGCGCGTCGCCCCCTTCGAGGACGCGACGGGTGCCCACGCCGGTGCGCTGCTGGGCGACGTCCGCCACGACCCCTTCCAGTCCGGCGGCATGGGGACGCCGAGCCACGAGCGGGTCGAACCCGGGTCGATCCATCAGTCCAACAAGGGCGTGCTGTTCCTCGACGAGATCAACACGCTCGACATCCAAACCCAGCAGAAGCTGATGACGGCCATCCAGGAAGGCGAGTTCTCGATCACGGGTCAGTCCGAGCGCTCCTCGGGCGCGATGGTCCAGACCGAGCCCGTCCCCTGTGACTTCATCATGGTCGCCGCCGGGAACCTCGACGCCATGGAGAACATGCACCCCGCGCTCCGCAACCGCATCAAAGGGTACGGCTACGAGGTCTACATGGACGACACCATCGAGGATACCCCCGAGATGCGGCGCAAGTACGCCCGCTTCATCGCCCAGGAGGTCGAACGCGACGGCCGCCTCCCCCACTTCACCGACGACGCCGTCGAGGAACTCATCCTCGAGGCCAAGCGCCGCTCGGGCCGCAAGAACCACCTCACGCTGCACTTCCGTACCCTCGGCGGTCTCGTGCGGGTCGCCGGCGACATCGCCCGCGCCGAGGACCGCGACCGCACGACTCGCGAGGACGTGCTTCGGGCCAAGGACCGCTCCCGGTCGATCGAGCAACAGCTCGCCGACGACTACATCGAACGGCGCAAGGACTACGAGCTACAGGTCACCGAGGACGGCGTGGCCGGTCGGGTCAACGGTCTCGCCGTCATGGGCGAGGACTCGGGCATCATGCTCCCGGTCATGGCCGAGATCGCCCCCACGCAGGGCGGGGGCCGAGTGATCGCTACCGGCCAGCTCAAGGAGATGGCCGAGGAATCGGTTCAGAACGTCTCCGCGATCATCAAGAAGTTCTCCGACGTCGACCTCTCGGAGAAAGACGTCCACATTCAGTTCGTCCAGGCCGGCGAAGGCGGCGTGGACGGCGACTCCGCCTCGATCACCGTGGCGACCGCCGTTATCTCGGCGCTCGAGGACATCCCGGTCGACCAGTCGGTCGCGATGACCGGCTCGCTGTCGGTCCGCGGTGACGTGTTGCCGGTCGGCGGCGTCACCCACAAGATCGAGGCCGCCGCCAAGGCCGGCTGTACGACGGTCATCATCCCCGAAGCGAACGAACAGGACGTGATGATCGAAGACGAGTACGAGGAGATGATCGAGATCGTCCCCTGCTCGAACATCAGCGAAGTCCTCGACGTCGCCCTGATGGGCGAACCCAGGAAGGACTCGCTGGTCGATCGCCTCAGGTCGATCACCGGCACCGCGTTCGAACAGGAGGCCGTCAGCTCCGCGAGCGGCTCGAATCCGAGCCCGCAGTAA
- the aroC gene encoding chorismate synthase → MNGNRFGRLFQVTTFGESHGEAMGCTVSGCPAGLELSEEDIQADLDRRKPGQSMITTSRGEPDDVSIKSGIQDGYTTGTPIGLVIQNKDARSGKYEPFITAPRPSHGDFTYSAKFGTRNWGGGGRSSARETVNWVAAGAIAKKLLAREGIELKAHVNQIDDIEAPEVSFDQIKAHSEENDVRCAHPETAERMQERIAEYQEEGDSIGGSIYFEARGVPVGLGAPRFDSLSARLGQAMMAVPATTAFEFGLGREAREWTGKERNDDWEFDGESNPTPVENDHGGIQGGISSGEPIYGEVTLHAPTSIPKSQQTADWETGELKEEQVIGRHDPVLPPRGVPVVEAMLALTLVDFMLLSGRLNPDRVDDRPGEYDTDYHPSNPNNE, encoded by the coding sequence ATGAACGGCAACCGCTTCGGTCGCCTCTTTCAGGTGACCACGTTCGGCGAGAGTCACGGGGAAGCGATGGGCTGTACCGTCTCGGGCTGTCCCGCCGGCCTCGAGCTTTCCGAGGAGGACATTCAGGCGGACCTCGATCGGCGCAAGCCGGGCCAATCGATGATCACGACGTCTCGGGGCGAACCCGACGACGTCTCGATCAAGTCCGGGATTCAGGACGGCTACACGACGGGGACGCCGATCGGGCTGGTCATCCAGAACAAGGACGCCCGCTCGGGCAAGTACGAGCCCTTCATCACCGCGCCCCGTCCCTCTCACGGCGACTTCACCTACTCGGCCAAGTTCGGGACGCGCAACTGGGGCGGCGGCGGTCGCTCGTCGGCCCGCGAAACGGTCAACTGGGTCGCCGCGGGTGCCATCGCGAAGAAACTGCTCGCCCGCGAAGGGATCGAACTCAAGGCCCACGTCAACCAGATCGACGACATCGAAGCGCCCGAGGTGAGCTTCGACCAGATCAAGGCCCACAGCGAGGAAAACGACGTCCGCTGTGCCCACCCCGAGACCGCCGAGCGGATGCAAGAGCGGATCGCGGAGTACCAGGAGGAAGGCGACTCGATCGGCGGCAGCATCTACTTCGAAGCACGTGGCGTCCCGGTCGGGCTGGGTGCGCCGCGGTTCGACTCGCTGTCCGCGCGACTCGGTCAGGCCATGATGGCGGTGCCCGCCACGACCGCCTTCGAGTTCGGCCTCGGACGCGAGGCCCGCGAGTGGACCGGCAAGGAGCGCAACGACGACTGGGAGTTCGACGGCGAGAGCAACCCCACGCCCGTCGAGAACGACCACGGCGGGATTCAGGGAGGTATCTCGAGCGGCGAGCCGATCTACGGCGAGGTCACGCTACACGCGCCGACCTCGATCCCGAAGTCCCAGCAGACCGCCGACTGGGAGACCGGCGAACTCAAAGAGGAGCAGGTCATCGGCCGCCACGATCCCGTCCTCCCGCCGCGTGGGGTCCCCGTCGTCGAGGCGATGCTCGCGCTGACGTTGGTCGACTTCATGCTGCTGTCGGGACGGCTCAATCCCGACCGCGTCGACGACCGACCGGGAGAGTACGACACCGACTACCATCCGAGTAACCCGAACAACGAGTAG
- a CDS encoding MFS transporter, whose translation MRWQYRTTVLALCLLAFFVTYFARMAISPVVPFIVEDFAVSNTAIGVALTGMWLAYGLSQFPSGVLSDRYGEKPVILVAVGGTVIASVLLAFSPVFAAFVVVAVLLGSVAGLHYAVATTLLSRTYDELGRAVGIHSIGGPLAGLVAPVAAAWVAVRYGWRSALGLTLVVGVPVFALFAWRIRPTEPRRPDQPMRERFELAALFDLISRPAVAFTLAIAMLGTFIVQGLLTFLPTFLVEHHGYSATLAGTAFSAFFLVRTVGQFAVGDLSDRYGRDLVIGVSLFSGAVGLFGLVAAGSRVTVRLAVLAAGLGSSFFAAIDPRFLDQFGDTERGAGFGLVRTCYTVVGSAGSVGVGLLADLFGWGTAFLVLGGLFSATFLALAVNWAFGLGY comes from the coding sequence ATGCGCTGGCAGTATCGGACGACCGTCCTCGCGCTCTGTCTGCTCGCGTTTTTCGTCACGTACTTCGCCCGGATGGCGATCAGCCCGGTCGTCCCGTTCATCGTCGAGGACTTCGCCGTCTCGAACACGGCGATCGGGGTCGCGCTGACGGGGATGTGGCTCGCCTACGGCCTCTCGCAGTTTCCCAGCGGCGTCCTCAGCGACCGCTACGGGGAGAAGCCGGTGATCCTCGTCGCCGTCGGCGGGACCGTAATCGCGAGCGTTCTGCTGGCGTTCTCGCCGGTCTTCGCTGCCTTCGTCGTCGTCGCCGTTCTCCTCGGCTCGGTCGCCGGGCTGCACTACGCCGTCGCGACGACGCTGCTCTCGCGGACCTACGACGAACTCGGCCGCGCGGTCGGGATCCACTCGATCGGCGGCCCGCTGGCCGGGCTCGTCGCACCCGTCGCGGCGGCGTGGGTCGCCGTCCGGTACGGCTGGCGGTCAGCGCTCGGGCTCACTCTCGTCGTCGGCGTTCCGGTCTTCGCGCTGTTCGCGTGGCGGATCCGTCCGACGGAGCCCCGCCGGCCGGACCAGCCGATGCGCGAGCGGTTCGAACTCGCCGCCCTGTTCGATCTGATCTCGCGGCCGGCGGTCGCCTTCACCCTCGCGATCGCCATGCTCGGCACCTTCATCGTCCAGGGACTGCTCACGTTCCTCCCGACGTTTCTCGTCGAACACCACGGTTACTCGGCGACGCTCGCCGGAACCGCCTTCTCGGCCTTCTTCCTCGTTCGGACCGTCGGCCAGTTCGCCGTCGGCGACCTCTCCGACCGGTACGGCCGCGACCTCGTGATCGGCGTGTCGCTGTTCTCGGGGGCCGTCGGCCTCTTCGGACTGGTCGCCGCCGGCTCTCGCGTCACCGTCCGTCTCGCCGTCCTCGCGGCCGGCCTCGGCTCGAGTTTCTTCGCGGCGATCGATCCCCGGTTTCTCGACCAGTTCGGCGACACCGAACGTGGCGCCGGCTTCGGGCTCGTCCGGACGTGCTACACCGTCGTCGGCTCCGCCGGCTCGGTCGGCGTCGGCCTCCTGGCCGATCTGTTCGGTTGGGGCACGGCGTTTCTCGTTCTCGGCGGCCTGTTCTCGGCCACGTTCCTCGCGCTGGCCGTGAACTGGGCGTTCGGACTCGGCTACTGA
- a CDS encoding thiolase family protein yields MSGNTPVIVSAVRTAQGKEDGALADIRSEDLSIPLVDEMLAETGIESDDVDDLMWGCAQQRSEQRTNIARQIALFSELGESVPATTVDRQCASSAQAIISAADSIAAGRHQAVIAGGVESMSRVKMGAADSGDMYPKLDEEYGMRNLQMGMTAEKVAEEFDISREEQDEYGARSQQRAVEATEEGKFDDEIVPIETEDGVHDEDEGLRPGTTPETLAELPTVFKEDGTVTPGNASQIADGAAGVMLTSRDFADENDLEVLAEVGTSYVAGVDPTIMGVGPVPATEGLLERAGREIDDYGLVEINEAFASQTLYSARELGIPMDRLNVNGGAIAIGHPLGCSGARLPVTLIHEMNREGVDRGIATECVGFGQGAAIEFELP; encoded by the coding sequence ATGTCAGGCAATACACCGGTAATCGTTAGCGCTGTTAGGACCGCACAGGGGAAAGAAGACGGGGCCCTCGCCGACATTCGCAGCGAGGACCTCTCGATTCCGCTAGTCGACGAGATGCTCGCCGAGACCGGCATCGAGAGCGACGACGTCGACGATCTGATGTGGGGCTGCGCCCAGCAACGTTCCGAGCAGCGGACGAACATCGCGCGCCAGATCGCACTGTTTTCCGAGCTTGGCGAGTCGGTCCCGGCGACGACGGTCGACCGCCAGTGTGCCTCCTCGGCGCAGGCAATCATCAGCGCCGCGGACTCGATCGCTGCGGGCCGCCATCAGGCGGTCATCGCCGGCGGCGTCGAGAGCATGAGCCGCGTGAAGATGGGCGCGGCCGACAGCGGCGACATGTATCCGAAACTCGACGAGGAGTACGGGATGCGGAACCTCCAGATGGGGATGACCGCCGAGAAGGTCGCCGAGGAGTTCGACATCAGCCGCGAGGAACAGGACGAGTACGGCGCGCGCAGCCAGCAACGCGCGGTCGAAGCGACCGAGGAAGGCAAGTTCGACGACGAGATCGTCCCCATCGAGACCGAGGACGGCGTCCACGACGAGGACGAGGGACTCCGCCCCGGCACGACCCCGGAAACGCTCGCCGAACTGCCCACGGTGTTCAAAGAGGACGGCACGGTAACGCCCGGTAACGCCTCCCAGATCGCCGACGGCGCGGCCGGCGTCATGCTGACCAGCCGGGACTTCGCCGACGAGAACGACCTCGAGGTCCTCGCCGAAGTCGGCACCAGCTACGTCGCCGGCGTCGACCCGACGATCATGGGCGTCGGCCCGGTCCCCGCGACGGAGGGGCTGCTCGAGCGCGCGGGTCGCGAGATCGACGACTACGGACTGGTCGAGATCAACGAGGCCTTCGCCAGCCAGACGCTCTACTCCGCGCGCGAACTCGGGATTCCCATGGACCGGCTCAACGTCAACGGCGGCGCGATCGCCATCGGCCATCCGCTTGGCTGTTCCGGCGCGCGCCTACCGGTGACGCTGATTCACGAGATGAACCGCGAAGGCGTCGACCGCGGCATCGCGACGGAGTGTGTCGGCTTCGGTCAGGGCGCGGCGATCGAGTTCGAACTGCCCTGA
- the aroA gene encoding 3-phosphoshikimate 1-carboxyvinyltransferase: MNVTISPSSVSGTARAPPSKSYTHRAILAAGYADGATVRNALWSADTRATARAVGLFGGDVERGDDGRLEIDGFDGRPDVPADVVDCANSGTTMRLVTAAAALADGTTVLTGDDSLRSRPQGPLLEGLADLGATADSTRGNGQAPLVVTGPLSGGDVSIPGDVSSQYITALLMAGAVTDEGIAIDLETELKSAPYVDITLEVLDDFGVDAHHTEAGFAVDGGQSYAPTGGEYAVPGDFSSISYPLAAGAIAADGEGIRIEGAHPSAQGDTAIVEIVERMGADVDWDRESGTIDVAAAPLSGIEVDVEDTPDLLPTIATLGAVADGDTKITNAEHVRYKETDRVSAMAEELGKLGVETSEERDSLTIHGFESTLSGATVSGRDDHRIIMALALAGLAADGETTVEGADHVDVSFPGFFELLEDLGVALERRS, translated from the coding sequence ATGAACGTCACAATCTCTCCCTCGAGCGTCTCCGGCACGGCGCGGGCACCGCCCTCGAAGAGCTACACCCACCGGGCGATCCTCGCGGCGGGGTACGCCGACGGCGCGACCGTCCGCAACGCGCTCTGGAGCGCCGACACGCGGGCGACCGCCCGCGCGGTCGGTCTGTTCGGCGGCGACGTAGAACGGGGCGACGACGGCCGTCTCGAGATCGACGGCTTCGACGGTCGTCCCGACGTGCCGGCCGACGTCGTCGACTGCGCGAACAGCGGGACGACGATGCGACTCGTCACCGCGGCCGCGGCGCTGGCCGACGGAACGACGGTCCTGACCGGCGACGACTCGCTTCGGTCGCGGCCTCAGGGGCCGCTGCTCGAGGGGCTGGCCGATCTCGGCGCGACGGCCGACAGTACCCGCGGGAACGGGCAGGCCCCGCTGGTCGTCACCGGCCCGCTATCGGGCGGCGACGTGTCGATCCCGGGCGACGTCTCCTCGCAGTACATCACCGCCTTACTGATGGCCGGCGCGGTCACCGACGAGGGGATCGCGATCGACCTCGAGACGGAACTGAAGTCCGCGCCGTACGTCGACATCACGCTCGAGGTCCTCGACGACTTCGGGGTCGATGCCCACCACACCGAGGCCGGGTTCGCCGTCGACGGCGGCCAGTCCTACGCGCCGACGGGCGGGGAGTACGCCGTCCCCGGCGACTTCTCGTCGATCTCGTACCCGCTGGCCGCGGGCGCGATCGCCGCCGACGGCGAGGGGATCCGCATCGAGGGCGCACACCCCAGCGCCCAGGGCGACACCGCAATCGTGGAGATCGTCGAGCGGATGGGTGCCGACGTGGACTGGGACCGCGAGTCGGGGACGATCGACGTCGCCGCGGCCCCCCTGTCCGGGATCGAGGTCGACGTCGAAGACACGCCCGACCTCCTGCCGACGATCGCGACGCTGGGAGCGGTCGCGGACGGCGACACGAAGATTACGAACGCCGAACACGTCCGCTACAAGGAGACCGATCGCGTGAGCGCGATGGCCGAGGAACTGGGCAAGCTGGGCGTCGAAACCTCCGAGGAGCGGGACTCGCTGACGATCCACGGCTTCGAGTCGACGCTCTCGGGGGCGACCGTCTCGGGCCGCGACGACCACCGGATCATCATGGCGCTGGCACTGGCCGGCCTCGCGGCCGACGGCGAGACCACCGTCGAGGGTGCCGACCACGTCGACGTCTCGTTCCCCGGGTTCTTCGAGTTGCTCGAGGATCTGGGCGTCGCGCTCGAGCGACGGTCGTAA
- a CDS encoding LolA family protein has translation MNRRRILAAGAGIALAGCISYPSSDASPSGAEIVRDAIDARRHMSTLRARRSVTIETPDETDTRTERFASEPPAKQRIEVLESTDDDVPAGSVSVTNRAQTWEYNPSTGIVELQFHGTKTDTDRTLQVFEALLEKYRLGYAGTETVGGREAHVIETRPPLEDEGTAIDLVVGDTTYSVPLSADKLEELDVSRTLLIDDETRHPIRERNEVSDDGETLYAQTVTYEDLAIDDGVDPETFTYQPPDDAEVVSDGAKPAGIFRSRDAAADTVPYDLPDPDLPGSYVLDRITVVERKERYGGVTTTLWYDDPNVVARELFVVVREQGRFDPTLDSLEPIDVDGQTTYYRDGGVKSFFWNCDDVSYEVSSLVTDDPLREITASIGCS, from the coding sequence ATGAACCGCCGTCGGATCCTGGCGGCAGGGGCCGGGATTGCACTCGCCGGCTGTATCAGCTATCCGAGCAGCGACGCGTCCCCGTCCGGCGCGGAAATCGTTCGGGACGCGATCGACGCGCGTCGCCACATGTCGACTCTCCGGGCCCGTCGGTCGGTGACGATCGAGACGCCGGACGAAACCGACACGCGGACGGAACGGTTCGCCAGCGAACCGCCGGCCAAACAGCGCATCGAGGTCCTCGAGTCGACCGACGACGACGTGCCCGCCGGCTCGGTCAGCGTGACCAACCGGGCGCAGACCTGGGAGTACAACCCGTCGACGGGGATCGTGGAACTCCAGTTTCACGGGACCAAGACCGACACCGATCGGACGCTACAGGTGTTCGAAGCTCTGCTCGAGAAATATCGACTCGGCTACGCCGGGACGGAAACGGTCGGCGGGCGGGAGGCACACGTCATCGAGACGCGACCGCCACTCGAGGACGAGGGGACCGCCATCGACCTCGTCGTCGGGGACACGACCTACAGCGTTCCGTTGAGCGCCGACAAACTCGAGGAGTTGGACGTTTCTCGGACGCTCTTGATCGACGACGAGACGCGGCACCCGATCAGGGAACGCAACGAGGTCAGCGACGACGGCGAGACGCTGTACGCCCAGACGGTCACGTACGAGGACCTCGCGATCGACGACGGCGTCGACCCGGAGACGTTCACCTACCAGCCCCCGGACGACGCCGAGGTCGTCAGCGACGGCGCGAAACCGGCGGGAATCTTCCGCTCCCGCGACGCGGCCGCCGACACCGTTCCCTACGATCTTCCCGATCCCGATCTCCCGGGGTCGTACGTGCTGGATCGGATCACGGTCGTCGAACGGAAAGAACGGTACGGCGGCGTCACGACGACGCTGTGGTACGACGATCCGAACGTCGTCGCCCGCGAACTCTTCGTCGTCGTCCGCGAGCAAGGGCGGTTCGATCCGACGCTCGACAGCCTCGAGCCAATCGACGTCGACGGGCAGACGACCTACTACCGGGACGGCGGAGTGAAGAGTTTCTTCTGGAACTGCGACGACGTGAGCTACGAGGTCTCGAGTTTGGTCACGGACGACCCGCTGCGCGAAATTACGGCCTCGATCGGCTGTTCGTGA
- a CDS encoding M24 family metallopeptidase has product MNVDVNLAPLREYLAAEGADGYLIDDDASDADQRYVSGFTAPDPYQTLVTTDGVHLLVSGLEYGRAAAEASADSVSRRAAYDYQRLVAEHGQYEGTLRTLAAFLEDHGVDSLAVPRNFPTGTADGLRERGIAVTVEPEGIVTGIRATKTEWEVEQIRASQRANEAAMARAEELIATADVEDGTLVHDGEPLTSERVTEEIEITLLRHGCALDETIVACGADGADPHDRGSGPLGADELIVIDIFPRDKETGYFADMTRTFARGEPGEEARRRYEVTREAYEAALEAVEAGVTGADVHGAACDVIEDAGYETLRSDPNTDTGFIHSTGHGVGLDIHEQPSVSPSGGDLEPGHVISIEPGIYDPAVGGVRIEDLVVVTADGYENLTEYRIGLEPTADIRE; this is encoded by the coding sequence ATGAACGTCGACGTCAATCTCGCCCCGCTGCGCGAGTACCTCGCCGCCGAAGGAGCCGACGGCTACCTGATAGACGACGACGCATCGGACGCTGACCAGCGGTACGTCTCGGGCTTTACCGCCCCGGATCCCTACCAGACGCTCGTCACCACCGACGGCGTCCACCTGCTCGTCTCCGGGCTCGAGTACGGACGCGCCGCCGCCGAGGCGAGCGCGGACTCGGTCAGTCGCCGCGCCGCCTACGACTACCAGCGGCTGGTGGCCGAACACGGCCAGTACGAGGGCACGCTGCGGACGCTCGCCGCCTTCCTCGAGGACCACGGCGTCGACTCCCTCGCGGTCCCCCGAAACTTCCCCACGGGGACCGCGGACGGCCTGCGCGAGCGGGGGATCGCGGTGACCGTCGAACCCGAGGGGATCGTGACGGGGATCCGCGCGACGAAGACGGAGTGGGAGGTCGAGCAGATCCGGGCGAGCCAGCGGGCCAACGAGGCCGCGATGGCGCGAGCCGAGGAGCTGATCGCCACCGCCGACGTCGAGGACGGGACGCTCGTCCACGACGGCGAACCCCTGACCAGCGAGCGAGTCACGGAGGAGATCGAGATCACCCTGTTGCGCCACGGCTGTGCCCTCGACGAGACGATCGTCGCCTGCGGGGCAGACGGCGCGGATCCCCACGACCGGGGCAGCGGCCCGCTCGGGGCCGACGAGTTGATCGTGATCGACATCTTCCCCCGGGACAAGGAGACGGGCTACTTCGCGGACATGACCCGCACCTTCGCCCGCGGCGAGCCCGGCGAGGAGGCTCGCCGGCGCTACGAGGTCACCCGCGAGGCCTACGAGGCCGCCCTCGAGGCCGTCGAAGCCGGTGTGACGGGAGCCGACGTCCACGGGGCGGCCTGCGACGTGATCGAGGACGCCGGCTACGAGACGCTGCGCAGCGACCCCAACACCGACACCGGCTTCATCCACAGCACCGGCCACGGCGTCGGGCTGGACATCCACGAACAGCCGAGCGTCTCGCCCTCGGGCGGCGACCTCGAGCCCGGCCACGTGATCTCGATCGAACCCGGGATCTACGACCCCGCTGTCGGCGGCGTCCGCATCGAGGACCTCGTCGTCGTCACCGCTGACGGCTACGAGAACCTGACGGAGTATCGGATCGGGCTCGAGCCGACGGCCGACATCCGGGAGTGA
- a CDS encoding cupredoxin domain-containing protein, translating to MSRRRMLGLTGVAASTAFIAGCGGNGNGNGNGNGGGGGGIEIDPGAQIEFDGQTPGWVGIAPDAIADEENPTLILQEGETYEMGWTTGDGAEHNIAIYDENDEVVDDLVTERVTEPGDGQWLEFEASSEMVTYICEVHPTTMVADIQVE from the coding sequence ATGTCCCGGCGGCGGATGCTCGGGCTGACAGGTGTCGCAGCATCGACGGCGTTTATCGCCGGCTGTGGTGGCAACGGCAACGGTAACGGCAACGGTAACGGCGGCGGGGGTGGCGGTATCGAGATCGATCCCGGCGCACAGATCGAGTTCGACGGGCAGACGCCCGGCTGGGTCGGCATCGCCCCCGACGCGATCGCGGACGAGGAGAACCCGACGCTGATCCTTCAGGAGGGGGAAACCTACGAGATGGGATGGACGACCGGCGACGGCGCCGAACACAACATCGCGATCTACGACGAGAACGACGAGGTCGTCGACGACCTCGTGACCGAGCGGGTCACCGAACCCGGTGACGGTCAGTGGCTGGAGTTCGAGGCCAGCAGCGAGATGGTCACGTACATCTGCGAGGTCCACCCGACGACGATGGTCGCCGACATTCAGGTCGAATAG